The following are encoded in a window of Fusobacterium sp. genomic DNA:
- a CDS encoding BglG family transcription antiterminator, with product MSLNKRDIKLLEEINNNISPISYLAEKYSVSERNIRYSIDNINFYLTKMKLSEIIIKKGNLEFAVNDKELDNFIETLNMNMYVFSQEEREEYILINYLFRQNVKISEMEEKLKVSRTTIKKDLKSLEKYLTEFELSFYRDDNRMYITGKEKKLRHLKLLKMLDFIEIKNKSVVYIKKKYFNEKEEQKIVAEYIKEYDIKKIIDVIDQIEEKLNAHFTGEFKNIMGIYFIATFERIKNGYIITQKNNSDFLRKLEEYRKIKNILKKVLDENQEYEILHLTEYFLSGYYNDTFSENILTLERFISKILENMDIEMGTCLLKDRELVEKLMKYLLPAIYRIKNNFYLDKNLDFSEVSIELFNKVKEIINKNNYNLKEPLRDEEIFYVSKYIEEYMEQKKNKKISLKELLKLVQQNAKDVDSEFLAEDIKEKFGMFIDDDREKETDYGLIRLLGKNRIFISEKRITFGDALEVGLNILLKEKCIKEKSIYNLKDMVKKFGRYLFIDKRILFCYDKEKENCIKPGIALVVSKEGITVEEEEDADILFLLASRNKIEHLKVISELIRLIEKKNFLNEIVKLKKFEDIINKIKSLLKE from the coding sequence ATGAGTTTAAACAAAAGGGATATAAAACTTTTAGAAGAGATAAATAATAATATTTCCCCAATAAGTTATTTAGCTGAAAAGTATAGTGTCAGTGAAAGAAATATTAGATATAGTATAGATAATATTAATTTTTATTTAACAAAAATGAAATTGTCAGAAATAATAATAAAAAAAGGTAATCTTGAGTTTGCAGTAAATGATAAAGAGCTTGATAATTTTATTGAAACTTTAAACATGAATATGTATGTTTTTTCTCAAGAAGAAAGAGAGGAGTATATCCTTATAAATTATCTTTTTAGACAAAATGTAAAAATTTCAGAGATGGAAGAAAAATTAAAAGTAAGTAGAACTACAATAAAAAAAGATTTAAAATCTTTAGAAAAATATCTTACAGAATTTGAACTTTCTTTTTATCGTGATGATAACAGAATGTATATAACTGGAAAAGAAAAAAAATTAAGACATTTAAAGTTATTAAAAATGCTTGATTTCATAGAAATAAAAAATAAAAGTGTAGTTTATATAAAGAAAAAATATTTTAACGAAAAAGAAGAACAAAAGATAGTTGCTGAATATATAAAGGAATATGATATAAAAAAAATAATAGATGTAATTGATCAAATAGAAGAAAAGCTTAATGCTCATTTTACAGGAGAATTTAAGAATATAATGGGAATATACTTTATAGCTACATTTGAAAGGATAAAAAATGGTTATATAATTACTCAAAAAAACAATAGTGATTTTTTGAGAAAACTTGAAGAATATAGGAAAATAAAAAATATTTTGAAAAAAGTATTAGATGAAAATCAAGAATACGAAATACTTCATCTTACAGAATATTTTCTAAGTGGATACTATAATGATACTTTTTCTGAAAATATTCTTACATTAGAAAGATTTATTTCTAAAATATTGGAAAATATGGATATAGAAATGGGAACTTGTCTGTTAAAAGATAGAGAATTAGTAGAAAAGCTTATGAAATACCTCCTTCCAGCTATTTATAGAATAAAAAATAATTTTTATTTGGATAAAAATCTTGATTTTAGTGAAGTAAGTATAGAATTATTTAATAAAGTGAAAGAAATAATAAATAAGAATAATTATAATCTTAAAGAACCATTAAGAGATGAAGAGATATTTTATGTCTCAAAATATATTGAAGAGTATATGGAACAGAAAAAAAATAAAAAAATTTCTTTGAAAGAATTATTGAAATTAGTACAACAAAATGCGAAAGATGTAGATAGTGAATTTTTAGCTGAAGATATAAAAGAAAAATTTGGAATGTTTATAGATGATGACAGAGAGAAAGAAACTGATTATGGATTAATAAGATTATTAGGAAAAAACCGTATATTTATATCTGAGAAGAGAATAACTTTTGGAGATGCTTTAGAAGTTGGATTGAATATTCTTTTGAAAGAAAAATGTATAAAAGAAAAAAGTATATATAACTTAAAAGACATGGTAAAAAAATTTGGAAGATATCTTTTTATAGATAAAAGAATATTATTTTGTTATGACAAGGAAAAAGAAAACTGTATAAAACCTGGAATAGCTCTTGTTGTCTCAAAAGAAGGAATAACTGTAGAAGAGGAAGAAGATGCAGATATTTTGTTTCTTTTAGCCTCACGAAATAAAATAGAGCATTTAAAAGTTATATCTGAACTTATAAGATTAATAGAGAAGAAAAATTTTCTTAATGAAATAGTTAAATTGAAAAAATTTGAAGATATAATAAATAAAATAAAGAGCCTTTTAAAAGAATAA